CAAGCGCGTCTCATCGGTCTCTATCTCTCTAGGGTTTACTATCACCTTTGCACAGTTTCCGTTGGCGTAACActgattgttgttgtttttgtcTTTTTAGGTGAACAAATCGGCGGGTCCATTCGACGCGCTTTTCTGCGTGGGTCAGTTCTTCCCGGACTCGCCGGAGCAGCTCGACGAGTTCATGGCCTACGTCGAAGGCAGCTCCCAAATTCCGATTCCTACTTACTTCATCGGCGACTATGGCGTCGGTGCCGCTAAAGTATTGCTGGCGGCTTCCAAGGACTCCGCCAATCGTGGTTTCAAGATGGACGGTCTCAGAGTCTGCGAAAACTTGTTCTGGTTGAAAGGCAGTGGCAATTTCTCCCTCTTTGGTATCCACTTGTTCCTTTTTCCTTcttcaaaatatataaatattaatgcCTCTATTGCATTTACACTTCGCTGAACATGTCAAATTAATCAGTCATATTTAGCAGCAGTTTAGCATGATGTTTGGATTGTGTTATCTATTTTCGTGATTTGATATCGTGTCTTTGGTGTATTTCATATGGCTTATATACAGGTTTATCTGTGGCCTATTTATCCGGGAGAAAATCACCGGAAGGGCAACAGTTTGGAACCTACAGTCAGGATGATGTTGATGCTTTGCGAGCAATAGCCGAGGAACCCGGAATTGTGGACTTGTTCTTGACATATCCTTGAATTTATCTGCAATTTTCGTGTTAATTCTACTCTGCTTTTCTAGAAGTGTGAATTGTTTGTTAGTTTCCTTGATTCGTCGTTACTAATGAATGGCCAACTGGGGTGACAAATAGAGCTTCAGATATTCCTGCTGGATTCTCGGATTCCATAGGCAGCGATTCAACCATATCGGAGTTAGTACAAGAGATTAAACCACGGTAAGTGTTACTTGGCACTTAATAAGTTATATAGATATCTAATTTGTAGaaccttaaaaaaaaaaaaagaaaattggacAATAGCATTTTCTTGCCGGAAGTTTCGTGTGTAGGGAAGGGCTTGAGTTTTTTCTAGTTAACAGATGGCATGGTATGGATATGCCTGATTTCACAATATTTGGTGAAACTGTGCACTTCAAGCTCTGGTGGGAAGGACCCTCAGCATACTTGTTCAGTTGACTGATTTTTGTGTTCAACTGTATTTTTGATTTTAtagaagatttttttttttttttacttttaatcaTATCGCTGGAGTCTGGAGATGACAATCCCACAAACATTTAAAGGAAAATTGAATTTGGTTGGACTATTGAGATTAACTCAGTATTAATCTTGTAGGGGACATCATGAAGTTCTTTAACATAGGAGGTTAATCTTTATTGATcatcattttatttattattattttgtttgcAGCTACCATATTGCAGGCACTAAAGGTATATACTATACCCGTGAACCATATTCCAATGTTGATGCTGTGCATGTGACTCGTTTCATAGGGCTTGCTTCTGTTGGAAATAAAGATAAGCAGGTCTGGCCATTTACTTATTCTTTCATCATCTGTCCTTCATTTTGATTAGTAGTTCCTCCATGATTCTTCATTTGGTCATATTTCTGATAACTTTCTTGGTTAGAAAATGTCTTATTCTTTTGAGGAATGCCCCTAACCAGCTATGCACAATTTATTTGTGTGTTAGTACTTATTAGTTGCTCTCTTTAAAAGGTTAATAGCTTTTCAATATTGTTAATTTCTTCACCTCTTTTCAGAAATTTATTCATGCACTTTCTCCCACTCCAGCATCTACCATGTCTTCCACTGAGATTGCCATGAAAACCACAAATAGCACCTTATCACCATACACACTCATGGAAAAAAGTACATCTCCGAAGGATGTCTCTAAGAGATCTGGTGATGTGATGTCTGACGATCAATATTGGAGATATGATGTTTCTCAAAAGCGTCGAAGACATGATGCTGGGGAAGGGGAAAAAATATGTTTCAAATTTGTATCTTCTGGTTCTTGCCCACGTGGAGAGAAGTGCAATTTTCGACACGATGGGGATGCAAGGGAACAATATAAGAGAGGGGTTTGCtttgattttttgaataaaGGAAAATGTGAAAGGGGTCCAGATTGCAGCTTTAAGCACAGTTTGCAGAATGAAGGCGATATGCCTCCTTCTAGGCGGCCTGGATCTGAAAATACTAGGTCTTACTCCTCGTCTTCATTTACTTGAGATCTTTCTTGTTCACtcagaattttattttttagcgtTTTGTTTGACAAATCTTTACATTACAACTGCAGATCAAAAGAATGTTGGTTTTGCTTGTCAAGCCCCAATGTGGAGTCTCACTTGATCATAAGCATTGGTGAAAATTACTACTTGGCACTGGCTAAAGGTCCACTTGTTGAAGACCATGTGCTGATAGTACCAGTTGAGCATATGCCAAGTACCTTGTCTCTGTCATCTGAATCTGAAGTTGAGCTCTGTCGGTTTCAGAACAGTCTTCAGAGGTATTGCAAGAGCCAGGGAAAGGAAGTCATCTTTTTTGAGTGGGTTTCCATACGCGGCACTCATGCAAATCTTCAGGTAAAATAAGTAATACTTGTAACTTGATTGGGTAGCTCTTTGCTTGACGTGAGGTTGCCTCTCCTCCCCTAACTTTCTTCTTGTCCCTTTTCTAGTTCTATGATATGTTGACTCCACTGTAGATGTCCACTCTGTTTATCTTTTTCCCCTTTGGGTCAGCTATTTTCTGCTTAATAACACTAGTATTTTGTCAAATATGTTTGAATTTCATTCTTATTATGTGATTTCTGCTCTTACATGTAGGCCATTCCTATTCCATCTTCCAAGGCAGTTATGGTTGAAAAGGCATTCAATTTAGCTGCACAAAAGATGGGATTTAAATTTGTGTCCAAGAGTTGTAAGTATTAATCTTCTGGTCATGCTTCCTGTTTCATTTTTTGTTCTGTCTGCTTCTGACTAACCTTTCTTCCCCCTCTTTGTAATTTCTTGTTATTAGTTCTAACTTACTAATGACATGACTTGAGAAATCAATTCTAATTTGTTTATTCTAGAAAATGATCTACACTTTGACTCGTTTTAGAGTTTATATTCATTCTTATGTTCTTTATTGTGACAAAGTTGATAGCATTTCTGATGGAAGAAAATTTCTGAAGACACAAGCTGATGGGGAGTCAAGCTTGTTCTATGCCGAAATCCCAGGAGGCACAATTCTGCTGCACCGTGTTGAGGAGAAAGTGAGATTCCCTGCCCAATTTGGACGTGAGGTAGGCACTTAACTGATGGAATGCTATGCTAATATAAGAATGAATCACATACTTCTTAAtcagtctttttttttttttccaagaGGACATCAACGATT
Above is a genomic segment from Arachis stenosperma cultivar V10309 chromosome 1, arast.V10309.gnm1.PFL2, whole genome shotgun sequence containing:
- the LOC130943561 gene encoding zinc finger CCCH domain-containing protein 64 isoform X4; the encoded protein is MPPRILLCGDVFGRLNQLFKRVSSVNKSAGPFDALFCVGQFFPDSPEQLDEFMAYVEGSSQIPIPTYFIGDYGVGAAKVLLAASKDSANRGFKMDGLRVCENLFWLKGSGNFSLFGLSVAYLSGRKSPEGQQFGTYSQDDVDALRAIAEEPGIVDLFLTNEWPTGVTNRASDIPAGFSDSIGSDSTISELVQEIKPRYHIAGTKGIYYTREPYSNVDAVHVTRFIGLASVGNKDKQKFIHALSPTPASTMSSTEIAMKTTNSTLSPYTLMEKSTSPKDVSKRSGDVMSDDQYWRYDVSQKRRRHDAGEGEKICFKFVSSGSCPRGEKCNFRHDGDAREQYKRGVCFDFLNKGKCERGPDCSFKHSLQNEGDMPPSRRPGSENTRSKECWFCLSSPNVESHLIISIGENYYLALAKGPLVEDHVLIVPVEHMPSTLSLSSESEVELCRFQNSLQRYCKSQGKEVIFFEWVSIRGTHANLQAIPIPSSKAVMVEKAFNLAAQKMGFKFVSKSSFLMEENF
- the LOC130943561 gene encoding zinc finger CCCH domain-containing protein 64 isoform X3; this encodes MPPRILLCGDVFGRLNQLFKRVSSVNKSAGPFDALFCVGQFFPDSPEQLDEFMAYVEGSSQIPIPTYFIGDYGVGAAKVLLAASKDSANRGFKMDGLRVCENLFWLKGSGNFSLFGLSVAYLSGRKSPEGQQFGTYSQDDVDALRAIAEEPGIVDLFLTNEWPTGVTNRASDIPAGFSDSIGSDSTISELVQEIKPRYHIAGTKGIYYTREPYSNVDAVHVTRFIGLASVGNKDKQKFIHALSPTPASTMSSTEIAMKTTNSTLSPYTLMEKSTSPKDVSKRSGDVMSDDQYWRYDVSQKRRRHDAGEGEKICFKFVSSGSCPRGEKCNFRHDGDAREQYKRGVCFDFLNKGKCERGPDCSFKHSLQNEGDMPPSRRPGSENTRSKECWFCLSSPNVESHLIISIGENYYLALAKGPLVEDHVLIVPVEHMPSTLSLSSESEVELCRFQNSLQRYCKSQGKEVIFFEWVSIRGTHANLQAIPIPSSKAVMVEKAFNLAAQKMGFKFVSKSFDSISDGRKFLKTQADGESSLFYAEIPGGTILLHRVEEKVRFPAQFGREGCSIWQTMQTGGIANITKRKK
- the LOC130943561 gene encoding zinc finger CCCH domain-containing protein 64 isoform X1, giving the protein MPPRILLCGDVFGRLNQLFKRVSSVNKSAGPFDALFCVGQFFPDSPEQLDEFMAYVEGSSQIPIPTYFIGDYGVGAAKVLLAASKDSANRGFKMDGLRVCENLFWLKGSGNFSLFGLSVAYLSGRKSPEGQQFGTYSQDDVDALRAIAEEPGIVDLFLTNEWPTGVTNRASDIPAGFSDSIGSDSTISELVQEIKPRYHIAGTKGIYYTREPYSNVDAVHVTRFIGLASVGNKDKQKFIHALSPTPASTMSSTEIAMKTTNSTLSPYTLMEKSTSPKDVSKRSGDVMSDDQYWRYDVSQKRRRHDAGEGEKICFKFVSSGSCPRGEKCNFRHDGDAREQYKRGVCFDFLNKGKCERGPDCSFKHSLQNEGDMPPSRRPGSENTRSKECWFCLSSPNVESHLIISIGENYYLALAKGPLVEDHVLIVPVEHMPSTLSLSSESEVELCRFQNSLQRYCKSQGKEVIFFEWVSIRGTHANLQAIPIPSSKAVMVEKAFNLAAQKMGFKFVSKSFDSISDGRKFLKTQADGESSLFYAEIPGGTILLHRVEEKVRFPAQFGREVLAGLLNMADNADWRNRKHNKEEEMKIVEDFKSRFQEYDPNC
- the LOC130943561 gene encoding zinc finger CCCH domain-containing protein 64 isoform X2; its protein translation is MPPRILLCGDVFGRLNQLFKRVSSVNKSAGPFDALFCVGQFFPDSPEQLDEFMAYVEGSSQIPIPTYFIGDYGVGAAKVLLAASKDSANRGFKMDGLRVCENLFWLKGSGNFSLFGLSVAYLSGRKSPEGQQFGTYSQDDVDALRAIAEEPGIVDLFLTEWPTGVTNRASDIPAGFSDSIGSDSTISELVQEIKPRYHIAGTKGIYYTREPYSNVDAVHVTRFIGLASVGNKDKQKFIHALSPTPASTMSSTEIAMKTTNSTLSPYTLMEKSTSPKDVSKRSGDVMSDDQYWRYDVSQKRRRHDAGEGEKICFKFVSSGSCPRGEKCNFRHDGDAREQYKRGVCFDFLNKGKCERGPDCSFKHSLQNEGDMPPSRRPGSENTRSKECWFCLSSPNVESHLIISIGENYYLALAKGPLVEDHVLIVPVEHMPSTLSLSSESEVELCRFQNSLQRYCKSQGKEVIFFEWVSIRGTHANLQAIPIPSSKAVMVEKAFNLAAQKMGFKFVSKSFDSISDGRKFLKTQADGESSLFYAEIPGGTILLHRVEEKVRFPAQFGREVLAGLLNMADNADWRNRKHNKEEEMKIVEDFKSRFQEYDPNC